Below is a window of Vulpes vulpes isolate BD-2025 chromosome 14, VulVul3, whole genome shotgun sequence DNA.
TAGGCTGAGGAAGGCTGCTGACAGAGGCTGCACTGAAACCACCTGAACATTCACAAAGATCACccagggcacttgaagtaattaACACCAACTCCCTCCTCTCCTCGTCCTGGAAAGCCCGTCTAACGCAAGCTCCTCCCTCAGCTCTGTGCTTCCAACACCAGCCAGTCAACCTAGTGATCATGATGCTCTCcaggaaagaaagcaaggaagcaTTCAGTCACCTCCCACCTGGTGTTTTGCAGCCTACAAGGATTCTTTTAACAAATGCACTTCAGGACACACTAATTCAATTCCCCCTCCTCTCCAATTTTTGATACTTCCATCCAAACGTAAAATGTGATTTGCATTATTCCAGGGATGGAAGAGCCTGATGCTCCCCCCTTGTCCTCCGGGTGGTCACACAGCTAGCTCCCGGCATGGGCCAGGCTGTGGGGAGCAGGCCACTGCCCATCTCATGGACCCATGTGGGTTCATACCTCCCTCTGATCCAAGAGCGGACCTCCTGCTCCTTCCGGATGTGGACGGTGGCCCCAATCCCGGACTCCGAGTAGGATTGTGGGTCTCCGCTCAGCAGGCCCCCTTCCCTGCTAAAGCCACGTTGGCAGTGGTGATGAAACTGAGTCAGCCTCCATCCTTTGGAGAAGAGCCCATAAATGATCAGTCCCACCTGCTTCCCATGAGCCCAGCTGGGTCATTCCTACACATGGCtgagcgtgtgcatgtgtgtgtgcgtgtgtgcgtgtgcacacgctGATATGTGATATGCGGGTACTGGTCCAGAGAAGCCTTTACCGACAACAGAACTGGAATCCCAGCCCCCCCTCCCAAAATCTGACAGCAGGGTGAGTCAGGAAGCCACTATGGGCCTTGTTTCTGATGGCAGACAATGCAGCAAGAAGCAGAACCGCGGGAAGTGGCGATGCTACGGGCCACTGGCTGAGAGGTGGGGTCAGCGTTCCTCTGGAAAGCAGAGCCCACCTCCCCACAAGCTGCCCTCTGATGTCTCCCcagctggggctgctgggtgggCCTGGATTCCAGAGACCCTCCCCCGAAGCATCTCTCTCCTCCATCGCACAGAGACTAGGAGATGCGGCAGCAACCATGGActttctcctccatctcctccatgGGGGCCTTGAACTTCAGGAGCGGGGGGTCTCCGCTGGTGACCGTGTAATATACCGACGTTCCGTTGCTGCTGTACGGGGAAGTTCTGCCTCCGATCAAGGGGGCCTTGCCTTCGCTGCTGCTCTCGCCCGTCCTGGCCATGCTGCTGCCCAGGTGGGTGCTCAGGAACGGGTGGCTGAGCAGCTTGGCCGCAGCCCGCTGCCGCTTCAGCTCCAGAAGCGTCTGGGGGCTCTGTTCCTTGTAGCCACTCCAGGGAGGGGTGGCATCGGCCACACCAGGGCTGCCATAGGCCATGTTGTAGTCAGGCACCTCGTGCACTTTCCAGACGTCCCCGTTGGACAGCGCATACTGGTAGGTGCTGACCGGAGCCCGGAGGCCGTTCTCAACAGGCCCATCCATTTCACTTCGTGGGATCTTGGTGGAAAACTCAGAGAGCAGCACGGGCTTCTCCAGCCGGGGGTTCTGAGGGGGAGAAGGACAACATTACCGGCCGGTTAGAGAACCTGAACCCACTCCCCACTTGCATCTCTGCTGAGGGCATTCTTGTCTGGACCTGTCCTACCTCTCTTTGCCCAACTGGGCTGACGGGACCTCCATTCTGCTTCAGGGACTCGCCAATCTATGTGTGCTGGTAAAGCAGACTGATCCCCATCCTTGCTGCAGGGGCTGGACCATGACCCCCGGAACTAGCCAGTCTACATGCTCACTGCAGGAAttggttcttccttttttttttttttttaagactttatttattcatgagagacacagagagagagagtcagagacagaggcagaggagaagcaggctccatgcagggagcccgatgtgggactcgatcccaggatcccgggatcacaacctgagccaaagacagatgttcaaacACTAAGCCACCTAGTAGCCCAGGAATTGGTTCTTGACTGAAAGTGATTCCATGAAACTCCACCCTGGAACTTGGCCAGAACAATCGAGAAAGGGTCTGCCTGACAGTGATGTTGACGTGAAGGGGAACCCAAGGGGTGCACTCGGAGCCCCAGGATCCAGCTGGTCCCAGACTCTGTAGCTACATGAGCCGAAAAAATCCGGTTTTGTGTCAACCAATTTTAGCTGAGTTTTTGGTCACTTGCAATCTTTCCTCTGTACTTCTGGCAAATACCCACTCCAAACAGCAGAGATTCTAACCCAGAAATCCCTGGATAACAAGAGCTTTCACAGACTAGAAACTAAAAGGTAGCTACATGTGGTGATCACAAAAATGTAAAGCACAGTAAAACTCACCATAAATGAAGtcaaagacacattttaaaaactacaacaTATGTGACAGAAAAGGGACTAATTTCCCAAGTAAACAAGAACTCTTAAGAGTCCGTTTCAAAAAGCCCAActccacaagagaaaaaaaaaacaacaaaagacacTGATGTGCAGCTCAgagcaatgataataataataatgttattattattaaacatatGCTATTATGTTTATAGCATATAAACACGGGAGAAAATATTCAACCTCACTCAtaattaattacataaaaattaaagcaacaaaatCTTTTTACCTACCAcattgacaaatatttaaaaaatgtgttatgaCTCAGTGTCGGCAAGAGTGTAGGAAAACAGGCAGGTACCAAAATTGCCACAATCTCTCTGGAGGAGAGTATCACATcatcctccaccccccacccctaaaattcatttttgaggaAGAATGTATACCTTGCACCAGCAAGCCAATTTCTAGTACTTCATTTCAGAGATATATGTTCCCTTAGGGGAGAAAAGCCTGAAAGTCACCATTAGGCAGGTGGTAAATTATGGCAAGTACTTGTCCTAGAATGTTCTGCATCTGGGAAAAAGAATGAAGGCAATCTTCCTGTGCTGATTCATGATTCCAAGAATCTCCATTTCTTGGAAAGATCTCCAAGAAATCTACAATTGGGCTAGAACATGGTAAGGTGAGGGGCACTTTCCATAGCAAGCTTCCTTTTATGTGtgcatattctttctgtttttaaatggctCCTTTGAGCTATTCAGGCAGAGCCATGATGCCACATTTGGGGcatctttttttcagtttgaatttTTGTTATCTATTTTCTTTACTTCCAGAATGGCCCTAGGAAAGACCATTCTTCATTGTCTAAATCAGTGCTTCTCTAACTCAATGTGGATATGAGTCACCTGTGGCTCTTGTTAACATGCACATGCTGAATCACCAGGTCTGGGTTGGGACTTGAATTTCAGAGTTTCTAACAATCTCCGGACGATGATTTGACTAGCAGGGATCTAAGACACTGGTTCTCAGTTTTGgatgcacattagaatcaccatGGGGAGTTAGAAACACATGTACAATGACAATCTGGAAAGGGTATGTTGTGTGATTCCCACTCTATGACACctggaaaatgcaaaaaccatggagacagtaaaaagatcactAGTTGTAGGGGactcaggggagggagggagggatagcGAGAGTGAAAGTATTCTGTATGAAACTTTAACGATAGATGTATGACATTACACATTCGTCAACATCCACAGAATGTGTAACACCAAGGGTAAACCCTAACATAAGCTATGGACTTCACTTAATAATCATGTATCAATATTGTTCATCAATGATAATATACCTACtacactaatgcaagatgttaataccAGTGGAAATCAGGGGACATGATGATAGGGCGCTGTGGAAACTGTATGTACTTCATACATATTTTCTATAAACTACAACTGCTCCAAAAAATCaagtctatatttttttttaaaatacataaatacaatacCTGGGCCCCAAGCACAAAGATTCAGATGTCATTAGTCTGGGTAGCAACCAAGacatcagaattttttaaaaaacaaaaacaaaaacacctcccCAGGTATGTTTCTTGCACAGTTAAGTTTGTGAACCACTGGTTTAAGAGATCAGGCTATTGGGATCATTCCTGAGCTTTGTACCATACCAGGGAGTCAGCTCTGCCAAAACAGGTACAGGGCTGAACAAAACAGCCCTGTCAGCTAACCGGATAGAGTCTTGGCAGAAACCTGACTTGCGGGTCAGACTGAGCACACTCCCTTAGATGAGTGGTTTTCAAATTCTTGTGTGCATCCGAATCCCCTGGAGGGTTAGTTAAAACACAAGATGCTGGTTAAACCCAGAGCCCAGAGTTTATGATTCAGTACATCTGGGATAGGGCCAGAGAAttcacatttctaacaagttcccgggtgctgctgctactgctgttccagggaccacactttgagaatgtCTACCTTAGGGCGGctctggtggcacagcagtttagcaccgcctgcagcccagggcatgatcctggaggtccaggatagagtcccatgtcgggctccctgcatggagcccgcttctccttctgcctatctctctgcctgtctctctctctctctctctgaatgaatgaatgaatgaatgaatgaatgaatgaatgaataaataaataaatcttaaaaaaaagagagagaatgtctACCCTAGAGACTATCACAGCCTTGCCAATACCTAAGGCCTAGAAAGGGGTAAGTAGGAAAAAGGAAGGCGCACCAAGCCTTGTAGCTGTTCCTTGCAATCTCCTTGGTTTCTCCCAGGACCAGACCAGGATCTGGGGCTCTGGTCCCTGACAGTTGCCCTTGTGGTTGGACTGAACGACTGGGTGACTGGCCTGAAGCTCAGagccccttctttcttctttgctttgcAGAGTAACCCCTCTGTTTGCCTTCTACCTAACCCCCAAGCAAAACCACAGCCTTGCTGAGGAAGCCATAGAAGTTAACAACAAACTCAGGCCTCTgcttcccaccccatcccctgcagGGCTAATGATTTATGCGGCTTCCATGCCAACGAGCACTTCTGGCAGAGTCCTGGGCCTGTGAGATCTGAACAAACACAGGGGCAGGTGTGGAGGAGGAGCTGCTTCTGTGCGGATGTCTTTAAGAATCTCAGTCTCTCCCACAGATcactaaggaaaagagaaaaaacccaACCGCAAGGGGCAAAAGAACAAACACTGCACATAAGAAGATAAGCAGacggccaataagtacatgaaaatgcGTTCGATGTCGTCCACCAGATACAGATTTAAAATGTGAGCTAGCACAGCAAGCCTGCCAGGATGGCTCGGATGAACAGGGATGAGTGCACACTGAGGGTCGGCAGGAGGAGCTCAAATAGGATTTagtgggagagcagagagagtACAGTCACCCTGGAAAATAGCTTGGCAGTATCTCTAGTAGCCTCCCCATGACTCATTCTGCATTCCTGAGTATGCAATCCTACAGAAAATAGGGCTTATGCCCACTGAAAAATATGGATAAGAATGTTTTgagcagctttattcaaaatagcccCGAATttggaacaacccaaatgtccagcaAGATGGACATGAACATCTACAATTAAACAACAGAACTAAACACAGTTAAACAACAGAACTCTCCAGAGCAATGAAAAGCAATGAACTACTGCTAGGGGTCTGCACAGTGGGGAAGGCAGTCAGCTACAAAAGACCTCACACCACCTGGGTCCATTCACATGCAGGTGCCTTGGGAACCCCTTTCCTGCTCAAAGGTAAACAGTGGCTACCATTGGGGTGGGAAGACACCCCCCCCATAGAGAACATGGGTGCTTTCTGGGGGGATGGAAGTGCTCTACACATTCACCAGAGGCCACCCATTTATAAAAAGTTCACTGAAAAATCCATGCAAGATTTGTGTGCTGTCCCTAAATTCAGCACGCTCacaaagagaagataaataaaGCATGGCTGGAAGACATTTGAAATGTGATGTGATTTCAGTCCGCAGCGCTCTTTTCTCCCCAAACCCCCGAGCTCAGGGACCAGGAAGAACAAAGCCTCCAAGGGGCCAGCTCCATCCCCAGCCAGAGCTTTGATTGGATTCCCTTGGGTGGGCACCTTCCTGGGCTGGTGACAAGCCTGCAGGTGACCTCTCTGTCCCAGCTGGGGAGCAGGGTCCCGCTGAGACACGCGGGTGCGCTGGGCTAGTCTGTGTGCATCCCGCCAGAGCAGTACTCTCTAGAAATGTTGTCAGCTGCTCATGGTTGGTGGCAGTTCCAAAAAGGCAGAGCACTGCTGGGATGGTCAGCCTCATCCTTTTCATCCCCAGCAATTCTGCTCTGGCCACAAACCGGCTGGCCCCTAAGCCACAAGACAGCAGCCACGCACGAAACCTGAGTGTGCCGATACCAAGTCAAATAGCACCCTCCCCAAATTCACGGCCACCCCACACCTCCAAATGTGACGTTTGTTGGAggcagggtctttgcagatgtaatacATTGAGACcaagtcatactggattagggtgggccctaatccagtgaCCACTGTCTttctaagaagagaaaacagagacacagacacaaggAAGAAAGCCATGTGGTAatggaagcagagactggagtcACGTGAGCAAAAGCCAGGGAATGCCTGAGTCATGGGAACTGGGAGAGATGCCTGGCACAGATTCCCTTTCAGAGCCCCCAGAAGAAAGCAACCCTGGTGACAcgttgattttagacttctggcctccagaactccaGAACTTCTGTTCTgagccactgagtttgtggtaatGCGATACAGTGGTCTTCGGAAACCAACACGGCATCCCCATAAGAAAGCAGTCCAAGGCCCAGACCACTGGCTACCACTGGACCCGGCTTCTTAGAGCCCCTATCAATACCCTACTCCGTTTTTCAAAAAGTTTCTTCCAACCAGATGTACACAATTCTCAACGTCATGTTCTGTTCCCCAACTCCCTCAAAAAAAAGTTCAGTGCCTTTAGTGCCCAGGGTGGCTGCTGTACTGAACCTCTCTTCTGGGAAGCCCAGAACCAGATTTGGCAGTTACTTCCTGTCCGTTATGAGACCATATGGGATGCCAAAGCTCCCAGCTCTGACTCCCACACCCCCAGGACTGCCTCATTAACCATGGGAGCCACCAGCATCAACGAAGATCCAGCTGGTGTAAGGGCGCTGCCCAGCTACCCGCCCTCTGAAGGCTCCGAGATGAAGAGGCCAAGACCAGGCAGGGGCCATGTCCTCCTCCCAAGTCATCAGCTGGCACTGAGGCAGGGCGCCAAGCCACTCACTGGGTCCTTATTCTCTTGgtctgtcctgggctccctgaCATCTCCATTGTAGGTGGAGGTCCGCTGGTCCTCTGCGGTGCTCCGCTGCTGCCACAGGATGGCCTCTCCCTCATACTCTTTCCTGTACAGGTTGGTCCTGTCCGACAGGCTGGCTCGACGCACCACCTTcctgaggggagagaggaggtgcTGGAGGGCTGTGCCCATGGGACCACAGGTAGGAGCACCCCGCGGGGACCACGGCCGGCCTGCCCTGACTCACCCACGGCTCCCCGCACTAGATGTCCTCCGGCTCAAGGATGACTTGTGTCTCAGCTGCGACTTCATGATCACGTCATGCTTGTGTTTGAGCTCCAACAGCAAGACTTTGAACTCCTCCTCCTCACACAGGTCTGAAGGGGTAGAGGAGAGTGTTGTGGGGAGCACTGCAGgggccaggtgcccccaagggcCCTCCAGGCTACAGGGGCTACCACCCCCACGCATTGAAAACTCCCAGCATCTTTTGGGGGCATCCAAGGAGGGCAGTAAACAATGCCGGCCTCACTTTCTGGGCCACCCCAATCCTTAGAGAATAAGAACAGGAAGCCTGGAGTCTATACAGTCACAGCTCCTAAGGCTCTCAGCTATGACAAAAAGATCCATCCACCTCCAGTAGTTTCTAATGGGAGTCAGTGATATAAGAAGTATCAAAAGAAACAAGCAGGTGCTCTGTGTCACTCAAGCCAAAACttccaaatatatttcaaatcatATATACCTACCCACTCAATCCATCCAACCCCTCCAGTCATCTATCCACCTACTCACTGacccaaccatccatccataGACTCATCCCCTATCCTCCCCCATTCACTgatccatccatctactcatccatacatttatctatccatccatccagctGTCCATCTGTACGTTAATCTAcccttcattaatttattcattcatcctttgACCCATCCACACACCAATCTACCATCTGGCCAACTATATGTAGTTGTTTATCCAACTGTTTATCCAATTATCACACTATTCATCAAATAATTAATGAGTACCTATGTATAACTAGGTTTGATGCTGGACTTACCTATTGGCATCTCATCCATGGATGTCCTAGCACTGAGACTGGCCCCGTGGGACACCAATAGCTCTGCCATCTGCATCTGCAACAACAGGAAGAAGCCCACAGTCCCCCTGGGCTCAAAAAGCCTAGGAGGTAGAGAGAGTGCCCAAGGTTTCTCGGCATATGGCATAAAGAATGATGAGGCAAAGCCAGTTCCCAAGGAAGGCTCTGCACCCTGGAGCCAGGAATACTGGCAACACAATGGACTTGACACCTCCTCCAGCATGCCTGGATCATGCCAAGGGATAGTAGAAGGAGTCAGCTGTAAATCTAGAGCTGCCAGGTATCTAAGAAGGGGCTAAAAAAGCTGCAATCAGACTTTTATATCTGGGGAATGAAGGGAGAAACTATGCATATCAGGAATGTGCAGAATTTTCTAATTTGGTAAATGTGATTATTATCTTCTTAGGATacaatttcttaaatgtttttataaacttTCTAGGTCTTTTACGGTCCCACAAACTAACTGTAGTGCACACCTTAAGTGGATCTTGTGAACCAACTGCCAGCCCAAAGCACAGTGGGTGGATCCCACCTGCCCACCCTCACCACCCCACTGCTGAGAGTTACCTGTCCCCAGAAGGCAGCCGCATGCAGAGGCTCCCAGCCATCCCAGTCCTTCACGTCCACGCGTACCCCGTGGTCCAGGAGGAGCTCAGCTGCCCGCAGGTATCCATTGGCTCCAGCTAT
It encodes the following:
- the PPP1R16B gene encoding protein phosphatase 1 regulatory inhibitor subunit 16B isoform X2; amino-acid sequence: MASHVDLLTELQLLEKVPTLERLRAAQKRRAQQLKKWAQYEQDLQHRKRKHERKRSAGGRRKKVSFEASVALLEASLRNDAEEVRYFLKNKVSPDLCNEDGLTALHQCCIDNFEEIVKLLLSHGANVNAKDNELWTPLHAAATCGHINLVKILVQYGADLLAVNSDGNMPYDLCEDEPTLDVIETCMAYQGITQEKINEMRAAPEQQMIADIHCMIAAGQDLDWIDAQGATLLHIAGANGYLRAAELLLDHGVRVDVKDWDGWEPLHAAAFWGQMQMAELLVSHGASLSARTSMDEMPIDLCEEEEFKVLLLELKHKHDVIMKSQLRHKSSLSRRTSSAGSRGWCVEPACRTGPTCTGKSMRERPSCGSSGAPQRTSGPPPTMEMSGSPGQTKRIRTQTPGWRSPCCSLSFPPRSHEVKWMGLLRTASGLRSAPTSMRCPTGTSGKCTRCLTTTWPMAALVWPMPPLPGVATRNRAPRRFWS
- the PPP1R16B gene encoding protein phosphatase 1 regulatory inhibitor subunit 16B isoform X1, with amino-acid sequence MASHVDLLTELQLLEKVPTLERLRAAQKRRAQQLKKWAQYEQDLQHRKRKHERKRSAGGRRKKVSFEASVALLEASLRNDAEEVRYFLKNKVSPDLCNEDGLTALHQCCIDNFEEIVKLLLSHGANVNAKDNELWTPLHAAATCGHINLVKILVQYGADLLAVNSDGNMPYDLCEDEPTLDVIETCMAYQGITQEKINEMRAAPEQQMIADIHCMIAAGQDLDWIDAQGATLLHIAGANGYLRAAELLLDHGVRVDVKDWDGWEPLHAAAFWGQMQMAELLVSHGASLSARTSMDEMPIDLCEEEEFKVLLLELKHKHDVIMKSQLRHKSSLSRRTSSAGSRGKVVRRASLSDRTNLYRKEYEGEAILWQQRSTAEDQRTSTYNGDVREPRTDQENKDPNPRLEKPVLLSEFSTKIPRSEMDGPVENGLRAPVSTYQYALSNGDVWKVHEVPDYNMAYGSPGVADATPPWSGYKEQSPQTLLELKRQRAAAKLLSHPFLSTHLGSSMARTGESSSEGKAPLIGGRTSPYSSNGTSVYYTVTSGDPPLLKFKAPMEEMEEKVHGCCRIS